A single genomic interval of Osmerus eperlanus chromosome 14, fOsmEpe2.1, whole genome shotgun sequence harbors:
- the skor2 gene encoding SKI family transcriptional corepressor 2, with protein MDTPLLPRPNNITMTTPPSSFQPEPLTPPRPPHGAPSPSSSSLKPNQVGQVVLYGVPIVSLVIDHQERLCLAQISNTLLKNYSYNEIHNRRVALGITCVQCTPVQLEILRRAGAMPISSRRCGMITKREAERLCKSFLGENSPPKLPDNFAFDVSHECAWGCRGNFIPARYNSSRAKCIKCSYCNMYFSPNKFIFHSHRTPEAKYTQPDAANFNSWRRHLKLSDKTPPDDLAFAWEDVKAMFNGGSRKRALPSSHCPPMGQMKGMGSVLPHMMSSPELGSQKRGRFEEDEDLDVNSLSPRKAPRSYPLIPVPSKSFGMLHKFPPTSLFPNPYSFPTFGLCPQKKDDSEAPNSQKPAGLSGLLWPGRKDTFYPPFCMFWPPRATGGIPVPTYLQHQPSALSSLAESPSLRQAFLDLSEQTEAGAGVGAGMGTNPRSGLFEPECPAVTPDLRPVTSEGWLKLLDHAPSLQARKSSYHSAFRPVVKDAESIAKLHGNVTEEFGSDRHLSPTTSCSYGSESGGEGDGPESEEEGEVDVETKQDEEDSFSSSLHLRGLGKGGEESGRDSGDYPGTPSAPSQDPPSLPASPPASLAIPSPSSSPPHPPLEEATYKNLHKNREEGLPAYATKDNVSHADDNKEQSNFFLSESEASGPEYWRETPGDQTQETPSPVSLKKDVENMEKEELQKVLLEQIDLRRRLEQEFHALKGNSPFPVFHNFQDQMKRELAYREEMVQQLQMIPYANMIRKEKIGTHLNKS; from the exons ATGGACACACCCCTCCTACCCAGACCCAACAACATCACCATGACGACCCCACCCAGCTCCTTCCAGCCAGAGCCCCTGACCCCCCCTAGACCTCCCCACGgggccccctccccttcctcctcctccctgaagcCCAACCAGGTGGGTCAGGTGGTGCTGTATGGGGTGCCCATCGTCTCCCTGGTAATAGACCACCAGGAGCGCCTGTGCCTGGCTCAGATCTCCAACACACTGCTGAAGAACTACAGCTACAACGAAATCCACAACCGGCGCGTGGCACTGGGCATAACGTGCGTGCAGTGCACCCCGGTCCAGCTGGAGATCCTGCGGCGTGCGGGCGCCATGCCCATCTCCTCGCGACGCTGCGGCATGATCACCAAGCGCGAGGCCGAGCGCCTGTGCAAGTCCTTCCTGGGGGAGAACTCGCCCCCCAAGCTTCCCGATAACTTTGCCTTCGACGTGTCTCACGAGTGCGCTTGGGGTTGCCGCGGTAACTTCATCCCGGCGCGCTACAACAGCTCGCGGGCCAAGTGCATCAAGTGCTCGTACTGTAACATGTACTTCTCGCCCAACAAGTTTATCTTCCACTCCCACCGCACGCCCGAGGCCAAGTACACGCAGCCCGACGCCGCCAACTTCAACTCTTGGCGCCGCCATCTCAAACTGTCCGACAAGACCCCGCCCGACGACCTGGCGTTCGCATGGGAGGACGTGAAGGCCATGTTTAATGGGGGCAGCCGAAAGcgtgccctgccctcctcccactGCCCTCCCATGGGACAGATGAAGGGCATGGGCTCCGTCCTGCCCCACATGATGTCATCCCCAGAGCTGGGGAGCCAGAAGAGGGGCCGCTttgaggaggacgaggacctGGATGtgaacagcctctctcccaggaaggCCCCACGCAGCTACCCCCTCATCCCCGTGCCCAGTAAGAGCTTTGGCATGCTGCACAagttcccccccacctctctgttCCCCAACCCTTACTCCTTCCCAACCTTCGGCCTCTGCCCCCAGAAGAAGGATGACAGCGAGGCTCCTAATAGCCAGAAACCCGCCGGTCTGTCTGGGCTGCTGTGGCCGGGGCGTAAGGACACCTTCTACCCCCCCTTCTGCATGTTCTGGCCCCCCAGGGCCACAGGGGGCATCCCAGTGCCCACCTACCTGCAGCACCAGCCCAGCGCCCTCTCTTCCCTGGCAGAGAGCCCTTCCCTCAGGCAAGCCTTCCTGGACCTGTCGGAGCAAACTGAGGCCGGGGCAGGGGTGGGCGCGGGCATGGGTACCAACCCCAGGTCAGGCCTGTTTGAACCGGAGTGTCCggctgtgacccctgaccttcgaCCTGTGACCTCAGAGGGCTGGCTGAAGCTGCTCGAccacgccccctccctccaggctaGGAAAAGCAGCTACCACTCCGCCTTCCGGCCTGTTGTCAAGGACGCGGAGAGCATCGCCAAGCTCCACGGCAACGTGACGGAAGAGTTTGGATCGGACCGCCACCTGTCTCCCACCACCAGCTGCAGCTACGGCAgcgagagtgggggggagggagacgggccggagagcgaggaggagggggaggtggacgtGGAGACCAagcaggatgaggaggacagctTCAGCAGCAGTCTACACCTGAGAGGATTGGgcaagggtggggaggagagcgggagggacaGCGGAGACTACCCCGGcaccccctcagcccccagccagGACCCCCCCAGCCTGCCGGCCTCTCCCCCCGCCAGCCTGGCCATCCCCagtcccagctccagccctccacaccctccactgGAGGAGGCCACCTACAAAAAC ctACACAAAAACAGAGAGGAAGGACTGCCTGCCTACGCCACCAAAGACAACGTCAGCCACGCCG aTGACAACAAAGAACAGAGCAACTTCTTCCTGTCAGAGAGTGAGGCCTCAGGACCGGAGTACTGGAGGGAGActccag GTGACCAAACGCAAGAAACACCATCCCCTGTGTCACTGAAGAAGGATGTCGAGAACATGGAGAAAG AGGAGCTGCAGAAGGTTCTGCTGGAGCAGATAGACCTGCGGAGACGACTAGAACAGGAATTCCACGCTCTGAAAGGCAACTCACCCTTCCCTGTGTTCC